From the Synechococcus sp. HK01-R genome, one window contains:
- the thiC gene encoding phosphomethylpyrimidine synthase ThiC, translated as MRASWVAARQGKANVSQMHYARQGVVTEEMAHVAKRENLPESLVMEEVARGRMIIPANINHTNLEPMAIGIASKCKVNANIGASPNASDADEEVKKLKLAVNYGADTVMDLSTGGVNLDEVRTAIIHASPVPIGTVPVYQALESVHGSIEKLDEDDFLHIIEKHCQQGVDYQTIHAGLLIEHLPKVKGRITGIVSRGGGILAQWMLYHHRQNPLYTRFDDICEIFKRYDCTFSLGDSLRPGCQHDASDAAQLAELHTLGELTRRAWTHDVQVMVEGPGHVPMDQIEFNVKKQMEECNEAPFYVLGPLVTDIAPGYDHITSAIGAAMAGWHGTAMLCYVTPKEHLGLPNAEDVREGLIAYKIAAHAADIARHRPGARDRDDELSRARYNFDWNKQFELSLDPERAKEYHDETLPADIYKQAEFCSMCGPKHCPMQTKITDADIEGLEEVLKAQGGAELAGVKMEKAD; from the coding sequence ATGCGTGCTTCCTGGGTTGCCGCCCGCCAGGGCAAGGCCAATGTGTCGCAGATGCACTACGCCCGCCAAGGGGTGGTGACCGAGGAGATGGCCCATGTGGCCAAGCGAGAGAACCTGCCCGAGTCGCTGGTGATGGAGGAGGTGGCCCGGGGCCGCATGATCATCCCGGCCAACATCAACCACACCAACCTGGAGCCGATGGCGATCGGCATCGCCAGCAAGTGCAAGGTGAACGCCAACATCGGTGCTTCTCCGAATGCCTCAGATGCGGACGAGGAGGTGAAGAAACTGAAGTTGGCGGTCAACTATGGCGCCGACACGGTGATGGATCTCTCCACCGGTGGCGTGAACCTGGATGAGGTGCGCACGGCGATCATTCATGCTTCGCCGGTGCCGATCGGCACGGTGCCCGTTTATCAGGCCCTGGAGAGTGTGCACGGCTCGATCGAAAAGCTCGATGAAGACGACTTCCTGCACATCATCGAGAAGCACTGCCAGCAGGGCGTTGATTACCAGACCATCCACGCCGGTCTGCTGATCGAACACCTTCCCAAGGTGAAGGGCCGCATCACCGGGATCGTGAGCCGTGGCGGCGGCATCCTGGCGCAGTGGATGCTCTATCACCATCGCCAGAACCCGCTCTACACGCGCTTTGACGACATCTGCGAGATCTTCAAGCGCTACGACTGCACCTTCTCGCTGGGTGATTCATTGCGGCCCGGCTGTCAGCACGATGCCTCGGATGCCGCGCAGCTCGCTGAACTCCACACTCTGGGTGAACTGACCCGTCGCGCCTGGACCCACGATGTGCAGGTGATGGTGGAGGGTCCGGGTCACGTCCCCATGGACCAGATCGAGTTCAACGTGAAGAAGCAGATGGAGGAGTGCAACGAAGCGCCCTTCTATGTGCTCGGCCCTTTGGTCACCGATATTGCTCCCGGTTACGACCACATCACCTCAGCGATCGGTGCGGCGATGGCTGGCTGGCATGGCACGGCGATGCTTTGCTACGTGACCCCCAAGGAGCACCTGGGTCTTCCCAATGCCGAAGACGTGCGTGAAGGCCTGATCGCTTACAAGATTGCGGCCCATGCGGCGGATATCGCCCGTCACCGCCCCGGTGCCCGTGATCGCGACGATGAGCTCAGCCGGGCTCGCTACAACTTCGACTGGAACAAGCAGTTTGAGTTGTCACTCGATCCCGAGCGTGCCAAGGAGTATCACGACGAAACCCTGCCGGCGGATATCTACAAGCAGGCCGAGTTCTGTTCGATGTGTGGGCCCAAGCACTGCCCGATGCAGACCAAGATCACCGATGCCGATATCGAAGGCCTGGAAGAGGTGCTGAAGGCTCAAGGTGGCGCCGAACTGGCTGGCGTGAAGATGGAGAAGGCTGACTAA
- a CDS encoding UDP-glucuronic acid decarboxylase family protein, which produces MRITRNLITGGAGFLGSHLTDRLMQAGEEVICLDNYFTGRKTNISQWISHPRFELIRHDVTEPIRLEVDRIWHLACPASPVHYQFNPIKTAKTSFLGTYNMLGLARRVGARLLLASTSEVYGDPEVHPQPESYRGCVNTIGIRSCYDEGKRIAETLCFDYQRMHGTEIRVMRIFNTYGPRMLPDDGRVVSNFIMQALQGQALTLYGDGSQTRSFCYVDDLIEGMIRLMNGNHTGPINIGNPGEFTIRQLAELVRDRINPKLELITKPLPQDDPLQRQPIIDLARQELGWEPKISLPQGLDPTIAWFRECL; this is translated from the coding sequence ATGCGAATTACACGCAATCTGATCACAGGCGGCGCGGGCTTCCTCGGCTCTCACCTAACCGACCGGCTCATGCAAGCCGGGGAAGAGGTGATCTGCCTCGACAACTATTTCACTGGACGCAAAACCAATATCTCCCAGTGGATCAGCCATCCTCGCTTTGAACTGATCCGCCATGACGTAACGGAACCAATCCGACTGGAAGTCGACCGCATCTGGCATCTAGCTTGCCCAGCTTCGCCGGTTCACTATCAATTTAATCCGATCAAAACGGCCAAAACCAGTTTTCTAGGCACCTACAACATGCTCGGCCTGGCGCGGCGCGTGGGTGCACGCCTACTTTTAGCGAGCACCAGTGAGGTGTATGGCGATCCAGAGGTGCACCCGCAACCCGAAAGCTATCGAGGTTGCGTGAACACGATCGGGATCCGCAGCTGCTACGACGAAGGCAAGCGCATCGCCGAAACCCTTTGCTTCGATTATCAGCGCATGCATGGCACTGAAATTCGCGTCATGCGCATTTTCAATACTTACGGGCCGCGCATGCTGCCCGACGACGGACGGGTAGTGAGCAACTTCATCATGCAAGCACTGCAAGGACAAGCTCTCACTCTCTACGGCGATGGCAGCCAGACCCGCTCCTTCTGCTATGTGGATGATCTGATTGAAGGCATGATCCGCCTGATGAACGGCAACCACACAGGCCCCATCAATATCGGCAATCCGGGTGAGTTCACCATCCGCCAGCTGGCTGAACTGGTGCGCGATCGCATCAATCCTAAGCTCGAACTGATCACAAAACCGCTCCCCCAAGACGATCCACTCCAACGCCAGCCGATCATTGATCTCGCCAGACAGGAGCTGGGATGGGAACCTAAGATCTCGCTTCCACAGGGTCTGGACCCCACGATTGCCTGGTTCAGGGAATGCCTTTGA
- a CDS encoding amidohydrolase encodes MNTPMDPWLTRLDAQLPELLELRRHLHAHPELSGEEHQTAALVAGELRQHGWQVREGVGRTGVVADLGPSEGPRVGLRVDMDALPVEERTGLAYASRRQGVMHACGHDLHTCIGLGVARLLAAESPLPCGVRLLFQPAEELAQGARWMRDDGALEGLSALYGVHVFPSLAVGTIGVRSGSLTAAAGELEIEVIGEGGHGARPHQSVDAIWIAARVVTGLQEAISRRLDALHPVVVSFGRIEGGKAFNVIADRVRLLGTLRCLDCDLHGRLPAWIEDTVQAICSSFGATATVSYRCIAPPVHNHSGLTDLLERCAIEQIGRAQVQRLEHPSLGAEDFAELVQELPGSMFRLGVAGPDGCAPLHNGRFLPDEASLGVGIRVLTSTLLAWMNAPIPAEAP; translated from the coding sequence ATGAACACCCCCATGGATCCCTGGCTCACTCGCCTCGACGCGCAGTTGCCGGAACTGCTGGAACTGCGCCGTCATCTCCATGCCCATCCGGAGCTGAGCGGGGAGGAGCACCAAACGGCCGCGTTGGTGGCGGGGGAGCTGCGCCAGCACGGTTGGCAGGTGCGCGAAGGGGTGGGACGTACCGGTGTGGTGGCCGACCTTGGTCCGTCTGAGGGGCCAAGGGTTGGCCTGCGGGTGGATATGGATGCCCTGCCTGTTGAGGAGCGCACGGGGCTGGCCTATGCGTCCCGCCGTCAGGGGGTGATGCACGCCTGCGGCCATGACCTGCACACCTGCATTGGCCTGGGGGTGGCCCGTTTGCTGGCGGCTGAGTCGCCTCTGCCCTGCGGGGTGCGGCTGTTGTTTCAGCCCGCCGAAGAGCTGGCCCAAGGGGCCCGCTGGATGCGTGACGACGGCGCCCTGGAGGGTCTCTCCGCCCTGTACGGCGTGCATGTGTTTCCGTCTCTTGCGGTGGGAACGATCGGGGTGCGCAGCGGCAGCCTCACAGCAGCGGCAGGGGAACTGGAGATCGAGGTGATCGGTGAGGGGGGGCACGGTGCCCGGCCCCACCAGTCGGTGGATGCGATCTGGATCGCCGCCCGGGTGGTGACTGGTCTGCAGGAGGCGATCAGTCGCCGCCTGGATGCCCTGCATCCCGTGGTGGTGAGCTTCGGGCGGATCGAGGGCGGCAAAGCCTTCAACGTGATCGCCGATCGGGTGCGCCTGCTCGGCACCCTGCGCTGCCTGGATTGCGATCTGCACGGTCGGCTGCCAGCCTGGATCGAAGACACCGTGCAGGCGATCTGTTCCAGCTTCGGCGCCACCGCCACCGTCAGCTATCGCTGCATCGCCCCCCCGGTGCACAACCATTCGGGCCTCACGGATCTGCTCGAACGCTGTGCCATCGAACAGATCGGTCGCGCCCAGGTGCAGCGTCTGGAGCACCCGTCCCTTGGCGCGGAGGATTTCGCGGAGCTGGTGCAGGAGCTGCCGGGCAGCATGTTTCGGTTGGGTGTGGCGGGGCCGGATGGATGTGCGCCCCTGCATAACGGTCGTTTTCTGCCGGATGAAGCCAGCCTGGGGGTCGGCATTCGCGTGCTCACCTCCACCCTGCTGGCCTGGATGAACGCTCCCATTCCCGCGGAGGCTCCGTGA
- a CDS encoding tetratricopeptide repeat protein: MIHRALLLVLLGLLWLVQPVEADQGVTVPDLSDRDLFERALAASRDGAAAQALPFWDRYLERQPQDAAAWSNRGNVRLVLGDAEAAIADQTQALALEPEAMDPHLNRGTAEEALQRWSDAATDYTWILERDPQEASALYNLGNVRGSQSDWAAAAELYAQAALARPGFAMARSSEALARYQLGELDAAEQELRKLIRRYPLFADSRAALSALLWRRGQGGEAESHWAAAAGLDPRYRQADWLLAVRRWPPSPTADLGAFLKLESR; the protein is encoded by the coding sequence ATGATCCATCGCGCCCTTCTTTTGGTGTTGCTGGGATTGCTCTGGCTGGTGCAGCCGGTTGAGGCAGATCAGGGTGTCACGGTTCCAGACCTCTCAGATCGCGACCTGTTCGAGCGGGCCCTGGCGGCCAGTCGCGATGGTGCGGCAGCCCAGGCGCTGCCCTTTTGGGATCGTTATTTGGAGCGCCAGCCTCAGGACGCCGCCGCCTGGAGCAACCGCGGCAATGTGCGCCTGGTGCTTGGTGATGCCGAAGCTGCGATCGCCGATCAGACCCAGGCGCTGGCCCTGGAGCCTGAGGCGATGGATCCCCATCTCAACCGCGGCACTGCGGAAGAGGCGTTGCAGCGGTGGTCGGATGCGGCCACGGACTACACCTGGATCCTGGAGCGGGATCCCCAGGAGGCTTCGGCCCTCTACAACCTGGGCAATGTGCGCGGCTCCCAGAGCGACTGGGCGGCGGCGGCTGAGCTGTATGCCCAGGCGGCCCTGGCGCGGCCGGGGTTTGCGATGGCACGCTCCAGCGAGGCCCTGGCCCGTTATCAGCTTGGTGAGCTGGATGCTGCCGAACAGGAGTTGCGCAAACTGATTCGCCGCTATCCCCTGTTTGCTGATTCCAGAGCGGCCCTGTCGGCCCTGCTCTGGCGCCGGGGCCAGGGTGGCGAGGCGGAGAGCCACTGGGCGGCGGCGGCCGGGCTCGATCCCCGTTATCGCCAGGCCGATTGGCTGCTGGCGGTACGGCGCTGGCCACCGAGCCCCACGGCCGACCTGGGCGCGTTTCTCAAGCTGGAGAGTCGATGA
- a CDS encoding HEAT repeat domain-containing protein: protein MAAQPDDRPCPDAATLREAIASGDPMRAMPALATLREFPEDQTETVVVPLLLLGAEQEAFLVRSLSCSGLGVRRSEAGWALLERLLRNDEDANVRAEAANSLASYGVERAWPLLRDSFAADNAWLVRCSILSALAEQPGIDPAWLLELGQLAIEDGDGTVRVGGAEILGRLVREQAADDVGSQARALLQPLQQDTDHRVVAAALNGLQGG from the coding sequence ATGGCTGCCCAACCCGACGACCGACCCTGCCCCGATGCGGCAACCCTGCGCGAGGCGATTGCCTCCGGTGACCCGATGCGGGCCATGCCCGCCTTGGCGACTCTGAGGGAGTTCCCCGAGGATCAGACCGAGACCGTGGTGGTGCCGCTGTTGCTGCTTGGCGCAGAGCAGGAGGCCTTTCTGGTGCGCTCGCTCAGCTGCAGCGGCCTGGGGGTTCGCCGCAGCGAGGCGGGCTGGGCGCTGCTCGAGCGGCTGCTGCGGAACGACGAGGACGCGAATGTGCGCGCGGAAGCGGCCAATTCCCTCGCCAGCTACGGCGTGGAGCGGGCCTGGCCCCTGCTGCGGGACAGCTTTGCTGCCGACAACGCCTGGCTCGTGCGTTGCAGCATCCTCTCGGCCCTGGCGGAGCAGCCTGGGATTGATCCCGCCTGGTTGCTCGAGCTCGGCCAGCTGGCGATCGAGGATGGCGACGGCACCGTGCGGGTGGGCGGCGCTGAGATCCTGGGCCGGCTGGTGCGGGAGCAAGCCGCCGATGACGTTGGCAGCCAGGCCCGGGCCCTGCTCCAACCGCTGCAGCAGGACACGGATCACCGGGTGGTGGCAGCGGCCCTGAATGGCCTGCAGGGGGGCTGA
- a CDS encoding protein kinase, protein MEIGSVLAERYRIDQQLSAAAQGVLWRAADLLAGESPVALRELRDPAAQERFRAIWPAMQAVLHPQIPRFGGLLEEEGALWLVREWQEGQSLSQIQRQRSERQLVFGPGEVLLLLRQLLPPLAVLHGRDLVHGDLNPGNLLRRDQDGLPVLLDFGLLQQAGLRPLTGATAGYAPRAQGRGEAAAAWMDLHGLGVTALSLLSGRPPEQLLGPDGAAASAWRIPESLNLEPPYRAVLERLLSERPGERFEQAREALQALQAVVMPESTGPQALSERTVVLAPAAPVSAPVPDPTPALPSLAMVPDASAQSQPGDQAVSVRSRPSAEERQRAAEGRLWPVVGALLVSAVLGTAIGWFLLSRGRSPDGAPSTDRDLVGRAPSASLPPAEVDQRQQLLSRLRALQVDRSWFLQLVDASLLARFPERNGRLPTDSLEDAPLRRVWNELAEEWLARVEQLPPDLRARLGQLKGADWQKQREALTKQGVNPRVVEQLVSASAQNLLPGVVSGSKPPEPYLQLWYAAAMRGLGDVRIEKLTARPGAPTVLSSRVPSGGARLIAIQVPAGRRLVLGINGTPLMQMTVYGADGEVVAARGPLRVVTLTPEAGSPVQVLVTNEGVSSGLLTLSCRADRPAPTPLPEVDPNPIPDPATGATGAVDGMADPPGPKPAGAAKPPEAPLAPPPAAGAAQGDGGVTN, encoded by the coding sequence ATGGAGATCGGATCTGTGCTCGCGGAGCGCTATCGGATCGATCAGCAACTGAGCGCCGCCGCCCAGGGAGTGCTCTGGCGCGCCGCTGATTTGCTCGCCGGCGAGTCCCCTGTGGCGTTGCGCGAACTGCGTGACCCTGCTGCCCAGGAGCGCTTCCGGGCGATCTGGCCTGCGATGCAGGCGGTGCTTCATCCCCAGATTCCTCGCTTCGGTGGCCTGCTGGAGGAGGAGGGAGCCCTCTGGCTGGTGCGTGAGTGGCAGGAGGGGCAGAGCCTGAGTCAGATCCAGCGCCAACGCTCTGAGCGCCAGCTGGTGTTCGGTCCCGGGGAGGTGCTCTTGCTGCTGCGCCAGCTGCTGCCACCCCTGGCGGTGCTGCATGGCCGCGACTTGGTGCATGGCGATCTCAACCCCGGCAACCTGCTACGCCGGGATCAGGACGGTCTGCCCGTGCTGCTGGATTTCGGCCTGCTGCAGCAGGCCGGTCTGCGCCCACTGACCGGCGCAACGGCCGGCTATGCCCCCAGGGCCCAGGGCCGCGGTGAAGCGGCTGCCGCCTGGATGGATCTCCATGGCTTGGGTGTCACGGCCCTGAGTCTTCTCAGCGGTCGGCCCCCGGAACAGTTGCTGGGGCCTGACGGTGCTGCTGCCAGCGCCTGGCGCATTCCCGAGAGCTTGAATCTGGAGCCCCCCTATCGCGCGGTCCTTGAGCGGCTGCTCAGCGAACGGCCCGGGGAGCGTTTCGAGCAGGCCCGCGAGGCGCTGCAGGCGCTGCAGGCTGTGGTCATGCCCGAATCCACTGGTCCCCAGGCGCTCTCGGAACGCACGGTGGTGCTGGCGCCGGCGGCGCCTGTTTCTGCGCCCGTTCCAGATCCCACACCTGCGTTGCCTTCCCTCGCCATGGTTCCAGACGCTTCAGCCCAATCGCAGCCAGGCGATCAGGCTGTTTCAGTACGGAGTCGCCCCAGCGCCGAGGAGCGTCAAAGGGCCGCCGAAGGGCGTCTCTGGCCGGTGGTCGGCGCGCTCCTCGTTTCGGCGGTGCTGGGCACGGCCATCGGCTGGTTCCTGCTCAGTCGTGGTCGCAGCCCGGATGGTGCCCCCTCCACGGATCGTGATCTGGTGGGCCGGGCCCCGAGTGCCAGCTTGCCGCCGGCGGAGGTGGATCAGCGTCAGCAGCTGCTCAGTCGCCTGCGTGCCCTTCAGGTTGACCGCAGCTGGTTTCTGCAGCTGGTGGATGCCAGCCTGCTGGCCCGCTTCCCCGAGCGGAACGGGCGCCTGCCGACTGATTCCCTCGAGGATGCTCCTCTGCGCCGGGTCTGGAATGAGCTGGCGGAGGAGTGGCTGGCCCGGGTGGAGCAGTTGCCGCCCGATCTGCGGGCCCGGCTTGGCCAGCTCAAGGGTGCGGATTGGCAGAAGCAGCGGGAGGCGCTCACGAAGCAGGGGGTGAATCCCCGGGTGGTGGAGCAGCTGGTGAGTGCTTCAGCCCAGAACCTTCTGCCCGGCGTGGTGAGCGGTAGCAAGCCCCCTGAGCCTTACCTGCAGCTCTGGTATGCCGCCGCCATGCGCGGGCTGGGTGATGTGCGCATCGAGAAGCTCACGGCTCGCCCCGGTGCGCCCACGGTGCTCTCCAGTCGTGTGCCATCCGGTGGGGCGCGCTTGATTGCGATTCAGGTGCCGGCGGGCCGCCGCCTGGTGCTGGGCATCAACGGCACCCCCCTGATGCAGATGACCGTCTACGGCGCCGATGGTGAGGTGGTCGCGGCCCGGGGCCCGCTGCGGGTGGTGACCCTCACGCCTGAAGCGGGCTCGCCCGTGCAGGTGCTGGTGACCAATGAAGGGGTCTCTTCGGGTTTGCTCACGCTCTCGTGTCGGGCTGATCGACCCGCCCCAACGCCTTTGCCGGAGGTGGACCCGAATCCGATTCCAGATCCGGCGACCGGTGCCACGGGTGCGGTGGATGGCATGGCTGACCCCCCGGGGCCGAAGCCGGCCGGGGCGGCCAAGCCGCCGGAGGCGCCGCTGGCACCACCCCCAGCGGCAGGAGCAGCCCAAGGGGACGGTGGCGTCACTAACTAG
- a CDS encoding DUF3188 domain-containing protein, with translation MSSRIRSLGHVWLSLAAPLLVLLGLVALFLRQGQDRLQALPAIVVGITLVTSALVGRRRRRQRLLMALRSTRAERPSQERD, from the coding sequence GTGAGCTCGCGCATCCGATCCTTGGGCCATGTGTGGCTGTCGCTGGCGGCGCCTCTGTTGGTGTTGCTGGGGTTGGTGGCGCTGTTCCTGCGCCAGGGGCAAGACCGCCTGCAGGCCCTGCCTGCGATTGTGGTGGGCATCACCCTGGTGACCAGCGCCCTGGTGGGCCGTCGACGCCGGCGTCAGCGCCTGTTGATGGCTCTGCGCAGCACCCGGGCCGAACGCCCATCCCAGGAGCGCGACTGA
- the ruvB gene encoding Holliday junction branch migration DNA helicase RuvB — MAIVSSSAGSGRSKRNAVPRLVDPAAQEEDVAGTDSAGINSAGAPLEGIDGASARDEGLRPRRLNDYIGQRELKQVLGIAVQAAIGRGDALDHVLLYGPPGLGKTTMALVLAEELGVSCRITSAPALERPRDIVGLLVNLQPRELLFIDEIHRLTRVAEELLYPAMEDRRLDLTVGKGSTARTRTLDLPPFTLVGATTRAGSLSSPLRDRFGLIQRLEFYGQEDLEAIVERASGLLGLRLTAAACCEIARRCRGTPRIANRLLRRVRDVACVRGVEGAIEAALVEEALSLHRVDGRGLDASDRRLLELLLQAHGGGPVGLETLAAALGEDPTTLEAVVEPYLLQLGFLQRTPRGRVVTAAGRRHLGWPTEGSEAA, encoded by the coding sequence ATGGCGATCGTTTCCTCCAGTGCCGGCTCCGGGCGCAGCAAGCGCAACGCGGTGCCCCGTCTGGTGGATCCAGCCGCGCAGGAGGAGGATGTCGCGGGTACGGATTCCGCGGGCATCAATTCCGCAGGCGCGCCTCTCGAAGGAATCGATGGGGCTTCAGCCCGCGATGAGGGGCTCCGCCCTCGACGTCTGAATGACTACATCGGCCAGCGGGAGCTGAAACAGGTGCTTGGCATCGCCGTGCAGGCGGCGATCGGCCGCGGCGATGCCCTCGACCATGTGCTGCTCTATGGCCCCCCCGGCCTCGGGAAGACCACCATGGCCCTGGTGCTCGCCGAGGAGCTGGGGGTGAGCTGCCGGATCACCAGTGCACCGGCCCTCGAGCGCCCGCGAGACATCGTTGGTCTGCTGGTGAATCTGCAGCCGCGGGAGCTGTTGTTCATCGATGAGATTCATCGCCTCACCCGGGTGGCTGAGGAGTTGCTCTATCCGGCGATGGAGGATCGGCGCCTTGATCTCACGGTGGGCAAGGGGAGCACGGCTCGCACCCGCACCCTCGATCTGCCTCCCTTCACCCTCGTGGGCGCCACCACCCGGGCCGGCTCTTTGAGCTCCCCCCTGCGCGATCGCTTCGGCTTGATCCAGCGCCTGGAGTTCTATGGCCAAGAGGATCTCGAGGCGATCGTGGAGCGGGCCTCCGGCCTGCTCGGCCTCCGTCTCACGGCAGCGGCTTGTTGCGAAATTGCTCGTCGCTGCCGGGGCACTCCTCGCATCGCCAACCGCCTGCTGCGGAGGGTGCGGGATGTGGCTTGTGTGCGCGGGGTGGAGGGAGCGATCGAGGCCGCGCTCGTCGAAGAGGCCCTCAGCCTCCATCGTGTGGATGGCCGTGGATTGGATGCCAGTGACCGTCGCCTGCTCGAGCTTCTGCTGCAGGCCCATGGAGGTGGCCCTGTGGGCCTTGAAACCCTGGCGGCTGCCCTCGGTGAAGATCCCACCACCCTGGAAGCGGTGGTGGAGCCTTACCTGCTGCAGCTCGGTTTCCTGCAACGCACCCCCCGGGGGCGAGTGGTGACGGCGGCGGGGCGTCGACATCTGGGCTGGCCGACGGAGGGATCCGAAGCGGCATGA
- a CDS encoding glycosyltransferase family 2 protein: MKLSIIIPCYNEAATIISLIEAVKKAPISDREIIIVDDGSSDGTRDILATIKDHEISVVFHDKNQGKGAALRTGFQKATGDICIVQDADLEYDPQEFPIVIQPIVDGKADVVFGSRFQSGRPHRVVYFWHRVGNGVLTLMSNFFTDLNLSDMETCYKAFRREVIQAINICENRFGFEPEVTAKISKMNLRIYEVGISYYGRTYDEGKKIGWRDGFRAIYCILKYNLWAQR; encoded by the coding sequence ATGAAGCTCAGCATTATTATTCCCTGCTACAACGAAGCAGCCACGATCATTTCACTGATTGAAGCCGTCAAAAAGGCGCCGATAAGCGATCGAGAAATTATCATCGTTGATGATGGCTCCAGCGATGGAACACGGGATATCCTCGCAACAATCAAAGACCATGAAATCAGCGTGGTCTTCCACGACAAGAACCAAGGGAAGGGAGCAGCATTAAGAACAGGCTTCCAGAAGGCCACCGGGGATATCTGCATCGTTCAGGATGCGGATCTTGAATACGATCCCCAGGAGTTCCCAATTGTCATTCAACCGATTGTGGATGGCAAAGCTGATGTTGTCTTCGGCAGTCGCTTTCAAAGTGGCAGACCACACAGGGTTGTGTATTTCTGGCACAGGGTCGGCAATGGCGTGCTCACCCTGATGAGCAATTTCTTCACAGATCTGAACCTTTCAGACATGGAGACCTGTTACAAGGCATTCAGGCGCGAGGTGATTCAAGCAATCAACATCTGCGAAAATAGGTTCGGCTTTGAGCCAGAAGTGACAGCCAAAATCTCAAAAATGAATCTTCGCATCTATGAAGTGGGCATCTCCTACTACGGCCGCACCTACGATGAAGGCAAGAAAATCGGCTGGAGAGATGGATTCCGCGCGATCTACTGCATCCTGAAATACAATCTTTGGGCCCAACGCTAG
- the smpB gene encoding SsrA-binding protein SmpB has translation MAKGGGKKGAAARAAANRLLADNRLARHQYEILETLETGIELVGTEVKSVRAGQANLRDGFCLIRNGELQLHNVHISPHTHASGYYNHDPLRVRKLLAHRREIDKLRGQLDQKGLALIPLNMHLKGSWIKLTIGLGKGRKLHDKRAAEKEKQVKKETRAALSRY, from the coding sequence ATGGCGAAAGGCGGAGGCAAGAAGGGGGCAGCAGCCAGGGCAGCGGCGAATCGCCTGCTGGCCGATAACCGCCTGGCGCGCCATCAATACGAAATCCTGGAAACCCTGGAAACCGGCATCGAGCTGGTGGGCACGGAGGTGAAATCGGTGCGGGCCGGCCAGGCCAACCTGCGGGATGGCTTCTGCCTCATCCGCAACGGTGAGCTGCAGCTGCACAACGTGCACATCTCACCCCACACCCACGCCAGTGGCTACTACAACCACGACCCCCTGCGGGTGCGCAAACTGTTGGCCCACAGGCGCGAGATCGACAAGTTGCGGGGCCAGCTTGACCAGAAGGGCCTGGCCCTGATCCCCCTGAACATGCATCTCAAGGGCTCGTGGATCAAGTTGACGATCGGACTGGGCAAGGGCCGCAAGCTGCACGACAAACGAGCGGCCGAAAAGGAAAAGCAGGTGAAAAAAGAAACCCGCGCAGCACTATCCCGTTACTGA